The Montipora capricornis isolate CH-2021 chromosome 1, ASM3666992v2, whole genome shotgun sequence genome contains a region encoding:
- the LOC138045354 gene encoding uncharacterized protein encodes MHKSKSTGQLKLLAANDTKNKRSKSNDNLSFTKAVENANYSYQGGDVPNGHARVSPTDEEVPITMRSNAAFTDVQQKVAVKKPFYKGIGNVFKMGKTKRGDYSLTNNDSPSFTHTYNKEALIDFPAEQRYRQLVNHYGQDKSSGRSNTLPSRGRKKQEAAKEKAAAVERRPPPPPPMMKVGRVTISAPTRV; translated from the exons ATGCATAAAAGCAAATCAACTGGTCAACTCAAGCTTCTTGCAGCTAACGacacaaaaaacaaaag GTCGAAAAGTAACGACAATCTAAGTTTCACGAAGGCTGTGGAGAACGCTAACTATTCTTACCAAG GTGGTGACGTACCAAATGGTCACGCACGCGTTAGTCCGACTGATGAAGAAGTACCCATAACGATGAGAAGTAATGCAGCCTTCACCGATGTGCAACAGAAGGTTGCTGTCAAGAAACCTTTTTACAAGGGAATCGGCAACGTGTTTAA AATGGGGAAAACCAAACGCGGGGATTACAGCCTTACGAACAACGACAGTCCCTCATTCACGCACACTTATAACAAAGAGGCTCTCATAGACTTTCCAGCAGAGCAGCGCTACAGACAGCTGGTCAATCACTATGGCCAAGACAAGAGCTCGGGTCGCTCAAACACTCTTCCGTCACGTGGTCGAAAAAAACAGGAAGCAGCCAAGGAAAAAGCCGCTGCTGTTGAAAGACGCCCTCCTCCCCCTCCTCCGATGATGAAAGTCGGAAGGGTGACTATTTCTGCGCCTACGAGGGTCTGA